In the Oryza glaberrima chromosome 6, OglaRS2, whole genome shotgun sequence genome, one interval contains:
- the LOC127775624 gene encoding tubulin beta-3 chain — translation MREILHIQGGQCGNQIGAKFWEVICDEHGIDHTGKYSGDSDLQLERINVYYNEASGGRYVPRAVLMDLEPGTMDSVRSGPYGQIFRPDNFVFGQSGAGNNWAKGHYTEGAELIDSVLDVVRKEAENCDCLQGFQVCHSLGGGTGSGMGTLLISKIREEYPDRMMLTFSVFPSPKVSDTVVEPYNATLSVHQLVENADECMVLDNEALYDICFRTLKLATPTFGDLNHLISATMSGVTCCLRFPGQLNSDLRKLAVNLIPFPRLHFFMVGFAPLTSRGSQQYRALTVPELTQQMWDAKNMMCAADPRHGRYLTASAMFRGKMSTKEVDEQMLNVQNKNSSYFVEWIPNNVKSSVCDIPPIGLKMASTFIGNSTSIQEMFRRVSEQFTAMFRRKAFLHWYTGEGMDEMEFTEAESNMNDLVAEYQQYQDATAEEEDYEEEEEDEEVAA, via the exons atgagggAGATCCTGCACATCCAGGGGGGCCAATGCGGGAACCAGATCGGGGCCAAGTTCTGGGAGGTGATCTGCGACGAGCACGGGATCGACCACACCGGTAAGTACTCCGGCGACTCCGACCTCCAGCTCGAGCGGATCAACGTCTACTACAACGAGGCCAGCGGCGGCCGCTACGTGCCCCGCGCCGTGCTCATGGACCTCGAGCCCGGCACCATGGACTCCGTCCGCTCCGGCCCCTACGGCCAGATCTTCCGCCCCGACAACTTCGTCTTCGGCCAGTCCGGCGCCGGCAACAACTGGGCCAAGGGCCACTACACCGAGGGCGCCGAGCTCATCGACTCCGTCCTCGACGTCGTCCGCAAGGAGGCCGAGAACTGCGACTGCCTCCAAG GGTTCCAGGTTTGCCACTCGCTGGGAGGAGGAACTGGCTCCGGGATGGGAACCCTGCTCATCTCCAAGATCAGGGAGGAGTACCCTGACCGGATGATGCTCACGTTCTCGGTCTTCCCATCGCCCAAGGTGTCCGACACTGTCGTCGAGCCCTACAATGCTACCCTCTCTGTGCACCAGCTTGTTGAGAATGCGGATGAGTGCATGGTTCTTGACAATGAGGCTCTCTACGACATCTGCTTCCGCACGCTCAAGCTCGCGACACCTACTT TCGGTGATCTCAACCATCTTATCTCTGCAACAATGAGTGGTGTTACCTGCTGCCTCCGCTTCCCTGGCCAGTTGAACTCTGACCTCCGGAAGCTTGCTGTCAACCTGATCCCTTTCCCGCGGCTCCACTTCTTCATGGTTGGATTCGCTCCTCTGACTTCCAGGGGATCCCAGCAGTACCGTGCCCTCACTGTACCAGAGCTGACCCAGCAGATGTGGGATGCAAAGAACATGATGTGTGCTGCTGACCCCCGCCATGGGCGCTACCTCACAGCCTCAGCCATGTTCCGTGGAAAGATGAGCACCAAGGAAGTTGATGAGCAGATGCTGAATGTCCAGAACAAGAACTCGTCATACTTTGTGGAGTGGATCCCTAACAATGTCAAGTCGAGTGTGTGTGACATTCCACCCATTGGCCTGAAGATGGCATCCACCTTCATCGGCAACTCGACCTCAATCCAGGAGATGTTCCGCCGTGTCAGTGAGCAGTTCACCGCCATGTTCAGGAGGAAGGCTTTCTTGCACTGGTACACTGGTGAGGGAATGGACGAGATGGAGTTCACCGAGGCTGAGAGCAACATGAACGACCTGGTAGCTGAATACCAGCAGTACCAGGATGCCACCGCTGAGGAAGAGGActatgaggaggaagaggaggacgaggaggttGCTGCCTAA
- the LOC127775623 gene encoding patellin-4 — protein sequence MVVEVVSEGAAAPETKEVTAKAAADEAVTLAAVVSKNASFREESNFLDDLKDGERKALAELRAKVEEAIVDGKLFDDGKVEAKKKAAAAEEEKAVEEAAGEKKDGEEKKEEEEPVTEEKKEEEQGEEEEEPKKEEADEGEKEEKPAEEEAAAVVDKDIALWGVPLLPSKGDDATDVVLLKFLRARDFKAGAAFDMLRKTLHWRREWKGFAAGTDDDDDGEALPAELADACYLDGADREGHPVCYNALGVFADDAVYKKALGTEEGKARFLRWRVRAMESHVAKLNLRPGGVASLLQVTDLKNSPGPAKKDLRVAMKQVLDLFQDNYPELVARNILINVPFWYYAFSTLFYPFMTQRTKSKFVIARPSKVTETLLKYIPIEAIPVKYGGLKRDDDTEFSAEDSEVTELVVKASSTETIEIEATEGDTTLTWDLTVLGWEVNYKEEFVPSEEGSYTVIVKKGKKMGSSEAAVRNSFRAGEPGKVVLTVENLTHRKKKVLFRHKAKSACAKKC from the exons ATGGTGGTGGAGGTCGTGTCTGagggtgcggcggcgccggagacgaaGGAGGTGaccgcgaaggcggcggcggatgaggcggtGACGCTGGCTGCCGTCGTGTCCAAGAACGCGTCGTTCAGGGAGGAGAGCAACTTCCTGGATGATCTCAAGGACGGCGAGAGGAAGGCGTTGGCTGAGCTCCGTGCCAAGGTTGAGGAGGCCATCGTCGACGGCAAGCTGTTCGATGACGGCAAGGTGGAGGCCAAGAAGaaagccgcggcggcggaggaggagaaggcggtggaggaggccgccggTGAGAAGAAAGATGgcgaggagaagaaagaggaggaggagccggtgacggaggagaagaaggaagaggagcaaggcgaggaggaggaggagcccaaGAAAGAGGAAGCCGACGAGGGCgagaaggaggagaagccggcggaggaggaggcggcggcggttgtggACAAGGACATCGCTCTGTGGGGCGTGCCGCTGCTGCCGAGCAAGGGCGACGACGCCACCGACGTCGTCCTCCTCAAGTTCCTCCGCGCGCGCGACTTCAAGGCCGGCGCCGCCTTCGACATGCTCCGCAAGACGCTCCACTGGCGCAGGGAGTGGAAGGgcttcgccgccggcaccgacgacgacgacgacggcgaggcgctcCCGGCGGAGCTCGCCGACGCGTGCTACCTCGACGGCGCGGACCGGGAGGGCCACCCGGTGTGCTACAACGCGCTCGGCGtgttcgccgacgacgccgtgtACAAGAAGGCGCTCGGCACGGAGGAAGGCAAGGCGAGGTTCCTCCGGTGGAGGGTGCGCGCCATGGAGAGCCACGTGGCCAAGCTCAACCTCAGGCCCGGCGGCGTCGCGTCGCTGCTGCAGGTGACGGATCTCAAGAACTCGCCGGGGCCGGCCAAGAAGGACCTCCGCGTCGCCATGAAGCAGGTGCTCGACCTCTTCCAGGACAACTACCCTGAGCTCGTCGCAAGAAAC ATTCTGATCAATGTGCCGTTCTGGTACTACGCGTTCAGCACCCTCTTCTACCCGTTCATGACGCAGAGGACCAAGAGCAAGTTCGTCATTGCTCGGCCCTCCAAGGTCACCGAGACCCTCCTCAA GTACATTCCCATTGAAGCCATTCCAGTGAAGTACGGTGGTCTGAAGCGCGACGACGACACCGAGTTCTCGGCAGAGGACAGTGAAGTCACAGAGCTCGTTGTCAAGGCAAGCTCCACCGAAACCATCGAGATCGAAGCCACAGAG GGTGACACTACGCTGACATGGGACCTGACCGTGCTGGGATGGGAGGTGAACTACAAGGAGGAGTTCGTGCCGAGCGAGGAGGGCTCGTACACCGTCATCGtcaagaaggggaagaagatggggtcgtcggaggcggcggtccGCAACTCGTTCCGCGCCGGCGAGCCGGGGAAGGTGGTCCTCACCGTCGAGAACCTGACGCACAGGAAGAAGAAGGTGCTGTTCAGGCACAAGGCCAAGAGCGCCTGTGCCAAGAAGTGCTGA